The following is a genomic window from Chania multitudinisentens RB-25.
TCCGATTATCGAATTGATCCGCCGTGCGCCAACGCCAGCCGAAGCGAAAGTGGCTTTAGTCGCGCAGCCATGGGAGTTGGGTAATGTAGCCGCTATGTTGGAGCGCGCTGGTGATGACGCGGCCCGCCCAGAGTGGCTGGAGCCGGAGTTCGGTATCCGCGATGGTAAATATTATCTGACCGAGCAGCAGGCGCAGGCGATTCTGGATCTGCGTTTGCAGAAACTGACCGGTCTGGAACACGAGAAACTGCTGGACGAATATAAAGAACTGTTAGGCGTGATCGCTGAGCTGATCTTTATTCTGGAAAACCCGGATCGCTTGATGGAAGTGATCCGTGAAGAGCTGGAAGCCGTTCGCGATCAGTTTGGTGACCAGCGCCGTACTGAAATTACCGCCAATACTTCTGATATCAACATCGAAGATCTGATCAATCAGGAAGATGTGGTGGTGACGCTGTCGCATCAGGGCTACGTGAAGTACCAGCCGTTGACCGATTATGAAGCGCAGCGCCGTGGCGGTAAAGGCAAGTCTGCTGCCCGTATTAAAGAAGAAGACTTTATTGATCGCCTGCTGGTGGCCAATACCCACGATACGATCCTGTGTTTCTCCAGCCGTGGCCGTTTGTATTGGATGAAGGTGTATCAATTGCCAGAGGCCAGCCGTGGTGCGCGTGGCCGCCCTATCGTCAACCTGTTGCCGCTGGAAGCTAATGAACGTATTACCGCGATCCTGCCGGTGCGTGAGTATGAAGAAGGGCGCCATGTGTTTATGGCTACCGCCAGCGGTACGGTGAAGAAAACAGCACTGGTTGAGTTCAGCCGTCCGCGCAGTGCGGGCATTATCGCCGTTAACCTCAATGAAGGTGACGAACTGATTGGGGTGGATCTGACCGATGGCAGCAACGAAGTCATGCTGTTCTCTTCCAACGGTAAAGTGGTGCGCTTCCCTGAAGGGCAGGTGCGTTCAATGGGCCGTACTGCGACCGGCGTTCGTGGGATCAACCTCGGCGAAGGTGACAGCGTAGTCTCCTTGATCATCCCGCGTGGTGAAGGCGACATCCTGACGGTGACGCAGAATGGCTACGGTAAACGTACGGCAGCCACTGAATATCCGACCAAATCGCGTGCGACTCAAGGAGTTATCTCGATCAAAGTGAGCGAGCGTAATGGCCGGGTGGTCGGTGCGGTTCAGGTAGAAACTACCGATCAGATCATGATGATTACCGATGCGGGGACTTTGGTGCGTACCCGTGTTGCGGAAGTCAGCGTGGTTGGCCGTAATACCCAGGGTGTGACGCTGATCCGTACCACTGAAGATGAAAATGTCGTTGGCCTGCAACGCGTCGCTGAACCGGTTGAAGATGAAGAACTGGACAGCCTTGAACCTGGTGTTGTGGAAGAAGATAATACGCCGCTTGACGACGGTGACGATGTCATGCCTGACGATATGGATGACGAAAACGCATAAGTATTGCCGTAGGTAGCGTGGGTTCGGCCCCTTACCCTCGGCGAAACCAAGGGCCTGGCAGCGATGCTAGGCCCTTTTTCAGTTATATGGTTTAATTGCCGATATACTCGTCATGCGACTCGAATTATTTAGAGTATATCGTCCAACGGTGTTTTCCGGCATCGTCACTTTTATTATCAACAGGCGCATTTCTGCTCATTTGGGTATGGTATCCGATTGAAATATTTAGCCTCTTTCCGTACCACGTTAAAGATTTCCCGTTATCTGTTCCGGGTACTGGCACTTATGCTGTGGTCGCTGGGTGCGTTGCTGACGACTTTTTATATTTTGAATATTTTGCAGGATCAGGAGTCGGATATCCGGCAGGAATTCAATCTGAACTTCGATCAGGCCCAAAGTTATATTCGCCACTCCTCCGACATCATTCGTGATATCAAATATATGGCAGAAAACCGTCTCAATGGTTCGGTCGGCGATCTGGATATGTTTAGCGGCGCGATGAGTGGCAAAAATACTCAGCCAGAGCTGATACCGCTTTTCCCTGAATCCAACTGTGTTCTCACTCCTCCTAGCCATGATTCACTCAATGCGCTGAATAGTCTGATTCAATACTGGAAAGAAAACTTTGTTGCAGCCTACGATCTCAACCGCGTGTTTTTCATTGGCGGTGACAGCCTGTGCATGGCGGAGTTCGGCAGTGTTAATGGTGCGGCTGTTCGGCAGGAGATGCTGAAATCGTTACGTGAGCAGGTGTTGAAATACCGTAATGCGAGTAGCCCGGATAAAGACAGTAATTATTACTGGATAACGCCTAGCGAACAGCGGCCAGATATGGGTTATCTGTATGTGATGACGCCGATTTATATTGGTAACAAGTTAGAAGCATTGTTAGGCATTGAGCAAACCATCCGTCTTGAAGATTTTATTACGTCGAGCAACCTGCCGGTTGGCGTGACGCTGCTGGATGAGGGCTATAGCCCGTTGTTGCGCCTGGTAAATGGGGAACATTCTGCCTCTGCACTTTCTGCTTATCCACAGGTGCAGGCGTATTTTGGTTATGTTGATGGTTATCATGAACTGATCATGAAGAAGGCATTACCACCATCATCGCTCAGTATCGTGTATGCCTTGCCAGTAAAAAGTGTGGCAGAGCGTTTTAAGGTATTGCTCCTTAATGCAGTACTGTTAAATTTGCTGTCAGCCATCGTCTTGTTCAGCCTGGCCTGGCTGTTTGAACGCAAGAT
Proteins encoded in this region:
- the gyrA gene encoding DNA topoisomerase (ATP-hydrolyzing) subunit A; translation: MSDLAREITPVNIEEELKSSYLDYAMSVIVGRALPDVRDGLKPVHRRVLYAMNVLGNDWNKPYKKSARVVGDVIGKYHPHGDSAVYDTIVRMAQPFSLRYMLVDGQGNFGSVDGDSAAAMRYTEVRMSKIAHELLADLEKETVDFVPNYDGTEQIPAVMPTKIPNLLVNGSSGIAVGMATNIPPHNLSEVISGCLAYINDENISIEGLMEHIPGPDFPTAAIINGRRGIEEAYRTGRGKVYIRARAEVEADAKTGRETIIVHEIPYQVNKARLIEKIAELVKEKRVEGISALRDESDKDGMRIVIEVKRDAVGEVVLNNLYSLTQLQVTFGINMVALHQGQPRLLNLKDILKAFVRHRREVVTRRTIFELRKARDRAHILEALAIALANIDPIIELIRRAPTPAEAKVALVAQPWELGNVAAMLERAGDDAARPEWLEPEFGIRDGKYYLTEQQAQAILDLRLQKLTGLEHEKLLDEYKELLGVIAELIFILENPDRLMEVIREELEAVRDQFGDQRRTEITANTSDINIEDLINQEDVVVTLSHQGYVKYQPLTDYEAQRRGGKGKSAARIKEEDFIDRLLVANTHDTILCFSSRGRLYWMKVYQLPEASRGARGRPIVNLLPLEANERITAILPVREYEEGRHVFMATASGTVKKTALVEFSRPRSAGIIAVNLNEGDELIGVDLTDGSNEVMLFSSNGKVVRFPEGQVRSMGRTATGVRGINLGEGDSVVSLIIPRGEGDILTVTQNGYGKRTAATEYPTKSRATQGVISIKVSERNGRVVGAVQVETTDQIMMITDAGTLVRTRVAEVSVVGRNTQGVTLIRTTEDENVVGLQRVAEPVEDEELDSLEPGVVEEDNTPLDDGDDVMPDDMDDENA